DNA from Tachypleus tridentatus isolate NWPU-2018 chromosome 8, ASM421037v1, whole genome shotgun sequence:
aagtgttaatacccataccagccattctgagatacagaagTGTATTATATTCAAGATCACGTAGTTGGACAACATGAACTATTTAGTTAGTGTCGATAGAAGTGAATTATGCCTATAATCACGtagttaaaaaacatttaactgtttTGGCCGTTAATATAGAAGAGAATTATACCTACTGGCAGCTATACGTGGCCAGAGGGAAGATATAAGTACTAGTTCCAGTGAAATGCTTTAGAGCCTGCGGTCCTTTCTGGAATTGTGTGAGAGTTTTACAACAATTTACTTGTATTtgacattcaataatgttcaccCTCCATGAGAAAAAGGATtctattgaaattttagtttaaaaatgagctGCCATCACAATATTACatcacagaatatattttattgaagtatttctttgtagacaTAGTTATCAGTGAAAGCGTCTTGCTTTTATGTTGCGACACTCATGAGATTTTCACTGAAGAAAAACAGTTAtctgtttaagtttgtttttattgttttatgttttaaacttactcattttttgcaatttttattgattaaacctgaaacatattatttttgggaaatttcaattgttttatttattactcagttataaaaaaatattacccaGCTATTATTGGTGATGATCGATGCGCTTGTTTCTGATACCCGAGTTTTAGATATGTACAATATGTTTGATgtggcaaagctacacgagggctatttgcgctagcaggtccctaatttagcactgaaatacagctagttatcaccacccactctttggctaattttttaccaacgattataacaccccaaggctgaaagagcaaacatatttggtgcgacggggattcgaacccgcgactctcaaactaggccatgccaggcctaaattaCAACTGAAAGCGTATACTATATCCACATATAGTAGATTTCTACGTTAATAACGAACACCAAACAGACATTGTCTTACTAGCATGAGACGTAGTCTCTTATACTACGAACTAAATTATTCCATGAGACATGAGCCTAATATGATATTAGAATAACatcatgatataataataatgaactaaTATCCTTAAGAAGAAGGAGAAAAGTATCATGTTAACAGCCATTCTCTCTCTACCAGCACAACATCAGTTAAGAAACACCATAATAATATCGTGCTATATAACATCTTCCTGATAACAATAggttaatataattttagaagaAAGAGAAATATGCTAAGGTCATTTTAGAAACGCCAggataatataatgttatcagtTTAACAATGTTCTACTTTTTTTAGCGTCATTCTAGAAACGCCAGAATAATTTTCATGCTATCAATCTAACAATGTTCTAATTCTGCTCACAATATTTTAGGAATGCCAGGATAATATCATGTTATCCATATAACAGTGTTTTAATTCTACTAACCCAACAATTTTTcgaacacaaaaataatattacgCTTAAGATTAACATCATGCAAGTGAAACTAGCCTATCACAAATAAATagagtacagcggtaagtctatggatttacaactctaaaatcaggagttcgattcccctcggtggacgtagcagatagcccgatgtggctttgctaaatgaaaacacacacgcagacgcacatacacacacacacaataaatagTTCTAATAGCggaactgaagaaaaacaaagataactGTACGTCTCgcaaacatttcatttattacatgGTTTCGCCAATAAAGATATCATCAGGTACAAGTTACATAAAGTACCGacagtttcaagtattaattCTAGCATTCTAACAATATAGTCTTGATACCATTTTAGAAACAGAGGAATTTAACATTACTAGTCTAACAACATCATTATAATACTGGCTAAATAACTTTATAGAAACAACAGAATAATATCGGGTTTTCAGTTTAACGTACTGTAGAGACATTTAAGATGGACTTAGAAGGGAAGAAATTAATACTGGTAATCCttagaaaacagaaaatatttctaaactgaCCATTCATCTCACCTTTTCTTAGAAGCGACAAAAGTAAGCCTAACATTGATTTAGAAAAATGAGCAGCATCTCAAAGATAATAAACTAAGATGATTTTAAAAACACCAATACGTtaccagaaaaacaacaacaaataaatacatttgcgTAGGACTAAGTTGCCATCGCGTTAAAGAAACTAGAAAAACACCAACATAGAATCATCAGACATTACTATAATCttagaaaaaaagatattaacaTAGTCGTAGGAGTACATGGCTACATCATAAACTTGGAAAACGTATTAACATTCTCATATAAAAACTAGGTTTTATCAGAGTTATACAAAACTCATAATGGCAAAGATATAGAAACATCTTGGAAAATTAGCTTAATATAGTAATAGCAGAGCCAGGCTATATGACAGTCCTAGGAAATATAGTTAATATACTCATAAAACACATCAGAATACATTGCAATCTAATAAAAACGGGGTCAATGTATTATAAAAGCAACGGGTTATATCTTGTTATTAGAAACTCTTGTTTATAGTACTATGATACGAACATCAGGCTATGCCACAGTCTCAACATCGTACGACTAAAATTGTCTTAGAAAAAGactagttttaatttttgtgaatCCAAAACGTGTTACATTTTGTCTTCTTTttctgtgaaataattttatatgaactttaaatatctctgtattatatatatctaaattaaACACACATTAATTAAAGTTGAATTTTATTCTATCCATTTCGTTTTCCGTCCATATTTCatattgtatataaacaatttgttcAAGAATATAAGAACCCAGTCATAACTGAGTATATACTTGTTGGTAAGGGTATAGTTGTTGATGTGGGTATACCTGTTGTAAAGGTACAACTAGTGATAGTGGTTACTGTTACGCGTAATTTATGTATAGCTAGTGGTAAGCGTAGAGTTTAGTGCGTGTGTGATAGTAGCTACTGTTACACGTACTTTATGTATAGCTAGTGGTAAGGGTAGAGTTTAGTGCGTGTGTGATAGTAGTTATAGTTACTGTTACACGTACTTTATGTATAGCTAGTGGTAAGAGTAGAGTTTAGTGCGTGTGTGATAGTAGTTACTGTTACACGTACTTTATGTCACGTATATCAATGGCCCCAATGCAAACAATAACTTCTAAAATAACAGTTGAgccaaaacctttttttttttacttttgttttgatgTTGATGACTCTAAATATTCTCATTAAGTTATCTTATTCTAAAGTGATGCTTAGCAGGCATGCCAAGCTGTAATGTTTTTACGACAATCCTCTGATCTCTTTACTCCTCAGGACATAACATCATGAACACGACGGAACAATTCCCTAGACAGTTACTACATATGATGTCATCAGAAGAACGCGTTCGTGGACTTGTAATGGcggaagaagaaagaaaagggCGGAACAACACGTCATTCTAACGAATGCCAAACAGAAGAAAGCGAGGAAGTTTGCGCGTGAGGTTAATGTGATGGTTACGTGCACGCGCCCAACAATGGTAACATTCATTTTCCAGCTAATGCCTCTATTGATTTTCTTCGGCACCAAATTACAGGATACATATTTCTCTCTTCGGTAAGAATTCGGCGACTACACCTAACAGAGGACTTGAGCTTACTAAGACAAGGGCGGGAAAAGTCAATCGAATCCATTCAGTAATGCCAGAAATTACTATAGACAATCGATATTACAAAACTCACTAATATAAGACATACTGTTCCTGTCATGAAATGCTTACACTTAAATGCACATTCATTAATTTTCAAGAGGCAGGTTCGAATGGAGATTGTGAAGTTATTAAATATGTTCTTAAACCCAACATATTTTCTATTTCAAGATTATGGATCGCATAAAGAAAACTGTAAGGTTTCAGCGAAAACACCAAATATTTAAAAGCGTGAAAAATAATAACAGAGTAAACATACAAACGAATGTGTACGTAAATGAATcgacatataaataaacatatcaccaaaattatattttcacagATATATTCTTACACACTCGTGTGCATACTTACTCAATAAGGGGCTTCGATACCAACTGTACATACGGACTTTATTTGATCAGCTTTTTTTCTCAATTTCGTAACAGTACTTGGTTACTAccagttaaaaaagaaattttacatCCTGTTTGACACAAGGTAATCATCGCACTGTGATCCTGTCTTTAGCAAAGAAGGGATTTTATATGAACTTATCAAATTGTAATCTAATctccagttttttgttttgttttgttttgaattaagcacaaagctacacaattggctatctgtgctctgcccaccacgggtatcgaaacccggattttagcgtgtaagtcggcagacataccgctgagtcactggggggcccTGATCtccagtgtttgtttgtttgtttttgaatttcgcgcaaagctacacgagggctatctacgctagccgtccctaatttagcagtgtaagactagagggaagatagcttgtcatcaccacccattgtcaacttttggattactcttttgccaacgaatagtgggattgatcgtaacgttataacaccctcacggctgaaagggcgagtatgtttggtgttacgaggattcgaacccgcggattacgagtcgagtgtcttaaccacctggccatgccgggcctgattgtGTAATTAGCTTATCAAAGTGTATCATTATGTCTAGTAGGGATTGTAGGTGAACTTATCAAATtgtgaaactatatatattaGGGATTTTCATGAGCTTATCGGAGTATGACACAATCTCTATGATATTGTAATTCGGTATATAGTAGGATTGCATAAGAAATTATCAAATTGTTACCCAGTTACTATGAGAGATTGTGCATTACCTTATCAAAATGTGACATCATCTCAATCAGAGATTTTGTATAAACTTACCAAACGATGACATTGTCTATATCATAGATGAACGTGTCAAATTGTGACccattttgttaattaaaatagatGGAGGACCCCAGCACCCAGTGGGATTAATTGCATTATTggtgatattttagttttcttttctttgtgaCTCATTGGTTATTAGGTCCTCTAACCAAGAAATTCATGGACTAAtaagcagttttattaataaatagttgagaaaaaacatgtttaatattcgATTGCACCCTGTTGTTAATTTTGAAACTGACAAAAGTTCCATTAAACCACTACttatagtttttttataattgaatGGATCTTAAAACGTCCATAgtggttaaaataataaaacttacacCTGACAGCAAACTAACGCCCATCTGTTCGAGATAGTTTATGcaggttgtttttttaacagtttactgACCGATGTTTCCCAATTTTTAAGTCAGAAAGAACTTCTTGTCACACCAATTGTTTGTATTCATAGGATCGTAAAGAAAGTTCTGGCTTCTTTCAGTCATGGCTCATCTAGatataaaaatgtgattattttttatttttttcaaaagttgGTTTTTGTAAATAtgtctgtttgtgtgttttttcttacaggaaaaccacatcgagctatctgttgtgtccataaatgggaatcgaacccttgattttagggtGTAAATCTGTAGACCGATTGCTGTCCTAGTGGGGAACTTTAAACATATCTACATGCGTATTCGGAATATGCTTCCCCAACCCCTCACAAAAAGGATTCTTAAACGCGTTTCAACTGAAGTCTAAATTTCAGCTCTCtcttaaaaactgaaacaaatatgtgtgtacacatatatagTGTACCAATTTTTTATACAATtcaatttttcaataaaaaaggaACATGTAcaggtatatattattttttctctataaTCCAGTAAACATTTAatcttttcttctctttctttaGAACTTCAGGAATAAATTTTGTCTAGCAACTAATCCGCATGATTCAAAAATCTTCACgaaactcatttaaatttttcaatacaATTTGACATTGATTTATAGTCATCTGGTAATAGTTAcaatcatgtaaaaaaaaacaaacggttatgtttaatttcttttacgATACGTTTAACCGATTTAATTTAAAACTCCATTGTTTTTCACTAATGAAATGTTATCAAAACAAAAGAACTATTGaacaacaatgatatatataACCAAATGCACCCGCACGCATACACAAACATCAAACATGTTAAGATGAAAAGTTCAAACATATTTgcaagttaaatatataaagttttccCATCGTCGCAAAAATACTGGCAGGAAATAAATTGATTTACTCAGAAGTTGTGGgaacaataatgtattttgttcACCTCAATACAGCATACACTAGTGCATAAAGCAGGCTTAGCAGTAGCGCAATTAGTGGCCTTGTCGGTTTGAaagggtaaaaataaaatatttacctaaTAATAAAGATgggtttgattgttttgaatttcgcgtaaagctacacgagggctatctgcgctaaccgtctctaatttagcagtgtaagactagaaggaagggagctagtcatcaccacttaccgccaactcttgggttactcttttaccaacgaatagtgggattgactgtcacattacaacgccccaacgactgaaaagacgagcatgtttggtgggactgggattcgaacccgcaacccttggattacgagtcaaatgtgctaaccacctagccatgtcggtcCTAAAGATGGGGTGCTGAACATAAACGTGCGCTAAAATCACTgtgatgtaattttgttttatttctcattaatTGTTGCCATTGTTAtataatgtaagtaatttattttgtgatttaccAAATTATTTTTACGGAGTCAGCAAAGAAAATTAAAGCAGTGACGCctataattaaacatatattttgtcaCGGTTTTTGACACCCCGAGACCGTGGTTTAGAAAATAAATCGTGAAATACGTGTCTACAGACACTTTATACAAGTCAAAATAATGTGCTACGCAgcaataataatacaaactagTTGAATTACAACGTTTGCGTGCAGATATTATTGCATTCTAATAGATGTGTATTTGTAAATTGTGTGTATTCTTACAAACTCATAGTCAGTGTCATCGATTGAAGACGTGTCGTGTTTTCTGTGGCTTGCTAATAATATTTGAGCTTCTATAACTCTTCATTCTGCTGTTTGCAAATAcgataataaatgtattttaaattaaattttatcttaaCATGTGGGcgatacaatataatataaatgtcTAACAACtgagtgtattataaaatacaacgtgaacattttttattacgtTCCTTTCcctattatacaaatattgtaaataatcacCTTGAAAATTTAAACACTTTTTGATGAGCAATTTGTTTATTAATCATGATTTAGGGCATGAAACATATCTCTGTGTGAATATTTCCCATGGGCATTTTCATCACACAGAAAAGCATTCCTTAATAGAACCTTTACAGCGTCCAAACAAAATGACTCTTAGTTGAATTGATTAATGACAAAGGACCAGTGATTATCAGAACTTGAAAGTTATGCAAGGAACttcttttgttaatatttatattgcatACGggttaggcccggcatagccaggtggggtaaggtgttcgactcgtaatccgcgggttcgaatttccgtcgcactaaacatgctcgcccttccagccgtgggggcgttataatgtgacgatcaattccactattcgttggtaaaagagtagccaaagagctggcggtgggtggtgatgactagctgcctttcctctagtcttacactgctaaattagggacggctaacgcggaAAACTATGGTGTAGTTTTTCGCAAAATTCAGACAAACGAATTCACATTAAAAtcaccaaaatattttgaataaaccacagatatatatatacaccacagatatataaataaaccatagatatatatataagccacagatatatatataaaccacagatatatatatagaatctGTCGCTCTTGAGGTAGATATTGGGAtatcattaatatttagtttcGGCATGTAATTACATAGCACCTTATCGTGTGTTTTTGCGAGAATATAACCAGATTtgataagtaattacataataTCTTCTAAAGAAATATAACCTGGATCgacaagaaacaataaaacatgttcCCCACGTGTTTAATAGATTTAGTGTAGTTTGCAGATAACAAAGAACAGCAACTTTAATTAATTGAACTTGTCATAATACAATAGTATTAaacctattatattttaaataatatattacttgcTCATCCTTAAGGTATTTAAAGAGAAAgagtatttaaaaaattttaaccaTATCGTTTACCGTTGTAACAAACGGCTTATATGAATATTGTTCTTACCacaattgtattttttgtttctcgGGCACCTAATGAGCTCTAGATTTAGCGAAACGGATATGACTGAAATACACTTTTTCCTCTTGAAAAACTTCAAGGGACTAAATAGAAATGtagtattacaaatataatagaTTTAATACCAACGAGTATAGCTAATTATAACCATATCTCGCCAGCTTAGAAAAGGCGCACAGACTAtactaaaaacaatttttctttagtttctttagCTTCATGTCTGGTAGAATTAAGTTTCACATTAGTTTTACTATATTTCTCTACGTGAGATTCATGTTATTACTATACAATTTTTCCAttggtgatgacgagaaaactcacttgtagagaaaaatatgtatgtaaaaacggatcgtttgggttgagaaaattttacgtagagaagcgaacaacgtttcgaccttcttcagttatcgtcaggttcacaaagaaagaaagaggtaactgaccgatagatgaccacatatttgaaggaggttgtgtaaatgagtgtagaaatgtagagggcgtgcttagacgtttgaatatatatatatatatatttacaaaggaacacctttatatttatattaaaaaaatatatatagatgtgcttagatgtttgaatatacatatatttacaaaggaacacctatatacctatattaaaatatatatattcaaacatctaagcacgccctctacattcctacccTCAGTTACAcaaacccccttcaaacatgtggtcagctatcggtcagttacctctttctttctttgtgaacctgacgatgaccgaagaaggtcgaaacgttgttcgcttctctatataaacaattttctcaacccaaacgaaccgtttttacatatacaagttTTTCCATTACTCCATATAACTTGTAAAGTAAGCCCTAGCTCTCTCTTCTTACGAAGAAATTGTACTATTAATCCCACTTCCGTTTTCCTATGTATATAAACTGCCTTGTTGAGTTAACGCAATATCGCTGTTGTTTCACATAAATTGTGCTCTTAAGTTTTACTTCTCTTGTTTCATATAAATTGCACTGTTAAGTTTTAACTTTACTtctctgtatttaaataaataaactctgTGGCATTTCCAGCTCCATCTGTCGTTATATCTAAAATGTACTCTTTCCTCCCACTTGTAACTCTCTCTCGTCTTTTGTTCTATGTAAACTTTATTGTCAATACCACTTTTCTATGGTGACATATATGTACTTTTAACACACCTCTCTCTCACTGCacataaattataatgttaatcTCACTTCGTCGCTTTTGTTATGTACATGTGACGTTGCATGTGAAATGCCAGgtatttaaaggaaaatgtgaaacaagtacatcttttttgttgttgtttagtttatttgATCAAAATAAGTTCCTTCAGACTTAACACACTTATGCCAATGAATTGCAAGTTTATAAATCCCATCTTTAAAGAATTGGACGTCCTATGAAGCAATGAAGTTTTCGAAGGCACTTTCAACTGACCCATGgttttcaatctttttttcctttaaaaagtgtctaaatctttaaaaaagttataatttgttGGGAAAGAGATTTGGCGAATATAGTGAACGAGGTGAAGTTCCTTGCtgaagtttatttagtttttggaAAGTAACGCGTGAGACTTGAGGACGAGCAGTATGGGTCCACTGTGATTGACCCTTGTTGGGTGTTTTCGTAACAACTTTTGTTGCGTAATTTCGAGTTCACAACAATATTAATCTGCTGTGATTGTTTCTTTTGGATTTAAGAATGAATAATGCAACACCTGCTGCCAAACACTAACCATAACCTTCTTAGGGTGAAGAGCTGGTTTTGGGCATATGTTTTGGTGACTCATCATAGTCAAGCCGCTGCCTGAATTTTCGTCGATTGTCGTAAAAAAATCCCTTTTCTTCGAAGCTGACAATTCTATGGATAAACAGGTCGTTTTTGTTGCTAGTAAGGAGTGAGGAACAAATTTCGACTCTTGTTTGATGGTTTTCAGTTAATTCGTCGGCAAGTTCTCTCACGGTTTGGCGGATATCTGATTCAACTAAGGCCTCCAATTCTTCCTCATTAATGGCTGACTGAGGACGACCCCGAGGCTCACTTTCAAAGCTTGTGTCACCAAAGCGAAATCTCTTAAACCAACGCTGTGCTGTACGCTCATTAGCTGTGTCATGACTAAATGCATGTTTGACATTACGATCTGCTATCGCATTATCGTGACCAAGCTTGAACTCGTAAGGGAAATTACACGAACATCAATTTTATCCATGAtgacaaaaatcaataaaaatatgacTTAGTTTctgaaattagaaaaaataacgtGGTCTTGTAATGAACCAAACAATATACTATGTTATTCTGACAAACTTACGATAATATTTCTCTTTCAgccactaaaaatcgagtttcaaattTGCACGTGAAAATCATACAATCATATGCAACAGCCTGATACACATAACAGGTGCTATACGATAATTCGTTGGATTTGAAACGTTACAATgaaggttcgatttccctcagagGACACGGCAGATAGCAGACAttggctttgctgtaacaaaacacacacgtTTACAAATCACCCACAGGTTCGAAATAacgttgtatttttatttttatttttgataggACGTCAGCGCTTTTTCAGCTTTAACACTGACGTCAGCCAAAGTAACTAATAACAAATCTTTTAACGAAGTcgaacatacatatatatataaacacacatccagtaaaaatattataaaaagtgatataaataataactaaatataagattaagtttagaaaaacaaattaaaaaagagTTAAACTAAATGTTTAGAAATACGAGCAAGCTACTATTTTATATAAGGACAGAAAGATGACGTCAACATGATTGTAAATATCTTGGCCGAGTGAACGTGATCAAACTGAAAATTTCATGAAAAGATAGAatgaaaattgaaagaaaaaatgaaacaatttaggataaataaactgaaacagttCAAGTAGAAATTATGTCGAGACAACTGAAAATACGCAGCAATTTGTATGCACGCTCTTTCAATAAAtatagaaaaggaaaaaaaaacaacagacattatTCTCTTGAAAACAGAGGATAGAGACACCTACCATCGAATAAATTATATCGAATAATCCAGAAATGTATACTGTCAACGATATTATAACAACCATTTTAATAATCATCATCAGTGAAAGGagtggcccagcatgaccaggtggttaaggcactcgactcgcaagctgagggttcgaatccccgtcacaccaaacatgctcgccctttcaatcattggggcgttataatgtgatggccaatcctactattcattggtaaaagagtagtccaagagttggcggtgggtggtgatgaatagctgccttccatctagtcttactctgctaaattagggacggctagcgcagatagccctggaacagctttgcgcgaaattcaaaccaaaccagtgaAATAAGTCTGAAAGTGAAATACAAAGGAATCGGGGAaaccagaataatttaaaaacaaagtcatTATAGGGATAATCCATAACTAACGAATAACGAGTCAGTAACAGTTGGGTAAGGTATTAacgtgttaaatatttttaatgttggtCTTTATTTTCAGGGtttattttgttatcttttaaCTAATTAGTTACAAGTGAAACaagttgtaaataattttattagacGAATCAGACTAGGTTTTTATTCACGACCAGATTAAACCGATAACCGGGAAGACATTTTATGAAGTAAAGAAAGTTTTACAACAACCggtatttactgaactatatacaTTATGTAACCAGATTAAACACCAAGCTATCTTTGAttataaacacaatatacacATTGACGATAAAGCACATTACCTAATTTGTGTTcaaaagatataattaaaaaaatattgacaAAGAGTACTATAGttcaatgtaaaaaataaactatgatTAAACATTGAAGAGATTACCACTTATATGAAACTTATGGGGAAAAACACAATGAGAAAgacgtattacaaaatattaattattctagTAAAACAGACAAAGGTtaactttaaatttcaaatttaagtttttctttgaaattaataaaataacaaattaattaataaatttaatttaatttaagtaaTTATCAATTAAAGGTAGTGAACCTTCGTGTTGCCCTAATACACCTAGTAACAAAACAGCTTTGTTCTGCTCATTGTATTAGTCCGTTTTTATGGTCGAATGGTGAAAACTGGTTATTGTGAAAATTAAGCGCAAGATGATTTCGGCTTTATATGAACATTTTGTAATGGAATTTGCCATAATACCATTAATAACACTAAGTGTAGTATGTTTACATACTAGTATGAATGGAATTAACCGTATCCTGCACAGACGTCCAAGTTATttgaaatagatttaaaaaagaattaaGAACGTTTACTTTAAAAAGTCTTAACGC
Protein-coding regions in this window:
- the LOC143223881 gene encoding histone-lysine N-methyltransferase SETMAR-like → MKYSVSLLNIFEVKTGGCEMEYDVNMVEAKFKLGHDNAIADRNVKHAFSHDTANERTAQRWFKRFRFGDTSFESEPRGRPQSAINEEELEALVESDIRQTVRELADELTENHQTRVEICSSLLTSNKNDLFIHRIVSFEEKGFFYDNRRKFRQRLDYDESPKHMPKTSSSP